A genomic window from Candidatus Caldatribacterium sp. includes:
- a CDS encoding SDR family oxidoreductase, with protein sequence MGKLDGRVALVTGAAQGMGYVIARELLREGAKVMINDVKDDLISAAVESLGQEFPGSVVGKKADVTKKPEVQEMVNYLCNVWGTVDILVNNAGGALHTPYKLEEIEEKHWNLVLDVNLKGAFFMCQAIIPIMAKNRRGVIVNISALAGHWYASLAGVHYAAAKAGVEGLTRQLAHDWGPFGIRVNAVAPTVTLTGDRVKSLWESKSEEEKQKVLSEIPLRRLGTPEEIARAVVFLASDDASYITGITLDVCGGRYLR encoded by the coding sequence ATGGGCAAGCTTGATGGTCGTGTAGCCCTGGTAACAGGTGCAGCACAGGGAATGGGATATGTTATTGCACGAGAGTTACTCCGAGAGGGAGCAAAAGTCATGATCAACGACGTTAAGGACGATCTCATTAGTGCAGCTGTAGAGAGTCTTGGTCAGGAATTTCCGGGTTCTGTGGTAGGAAAAAAAGCCGATGTGACTAAGAAACCGGAAGTCCAAGAAATGGTTAACTACCTTTGTAATGTCTGGGGTACCGTTGATATTCTTGTTAATAACGCGGGTGGCGCACTTCATACCCCTTATAAACTCGAGGAGATCGAGGAGAAACACTGGAATCTCGTGCTTGATGTGAATCTCAAGGGTGCGTTTTTTATGTGTCAGGCCATTATTCCTATTATGGCGAAAAATCGACGGGGGGTTATTGTAAACATTTCAGCTCTTGCGGGACATTGGTACGCATCCTTGGCCGGCGTTCATTACGCTGCAGCAAAAGCGGGCGTAGAGGGTTTAACCCGTCAATTGGCGCACGATTGGGGTCCTTTTGGAATTAGAGTAAATGCTGTTGCGCCTACGGTAACCTTGACGGGTGATCGTGTTAAATCTCTGTGGGAGAGTAAAAGTGAAGAAGAAAAGCAAAAAGTCCTATCGGAGATACCACTTAGAAGGTTGGGAACACCCGAAGAAATAGCGAGGGCAGTGGTTTTTCTGGCCTCTGATGACGCGAGCTACATTACAGGCATTACATTGGATGTGTGTGGTGGAAGGTATCTTAGATAA